The following DNA comes from Candidatus Eisenbacteria bacterium.
CCTCGGCCATGGCTTTGCCCGAGCGAACCGCCGAGGCGGCGCACGACCCGCATCCCTTCCCGAAGGCGCCGCTCGTCCAGGGCTCCCTGCTCGCGGCGGGGCTCGCACACTCGTGGCGCGAACACTGGCAGCTGCTGCTCAATTCATGGCTAGCCACCATTCTGTTGTGCGCGGCGGCCGCGTGGTGGGGGCGTGGCATCTACTACTTCCTCGACTTTCGCGACGGCTCGGGTCGGTGGTCCGGTTTGTTCAGCGTGCTCACCGCCGGATGCCTCGCGATGGGCGGCTTTGGCCTGTTGCTCGTAGGACGGCTGTCGCGCACCGACGCGGCCCGACGGGCCGAGGCCACCGCCTGGATTTTCGGCGGACTCGGCGGAATGTTCCTGGCACTCGACGAGCTGACTCAGCTTCACGAGTCGCTGGCCCGCTGGCTCGGACGCCACGGTGTTCCTCCACCATTCGGTCTCGGCGATCAAGATGGCTACGTGTTCGCCGCATACGCCGCGTGCGCCTGCTACGCAGGGCTCACGGTTCGCGCGACGCTCGCCAACTGGCCGCGCACCTGGCTTCCGGGACTCGTGGCGGTCGCCTGCTTCGCGGCCTCGACCGCGGTGGACTTCGTGCCCTGGAACGCGCTCACACGACCGCAGCAAGAGTTCTGGGGATCGATCGAAGAGATCTTCAAGACGCTCGGCTGCGTGAACTTCGCGGTGTTCGCCGCACTGTTGGTGGATTGCGCGGCGAAGGATCGCGACTTCGCGAATGCGCGCCGCCTCGTTCGCTCGTAGCGCACGGACCCCAGCGGAGCATTCTTTCGGCCGATCGTGCCGTGGAAGGTAGCCGGATCGGAGCGCCTCCCAGCTCGGCGCCCAACCCTTCTGAGGCGGGCTCCTCAATTCCGTTCGCGTCGCCGGATCCGCGCTCCCCGATCGCCCTGACGGTGCGATTTGTTCGCGCGATCCCGAGCGCGAAGCGGCGCGCAGAAGGGTGCTCGACCGTGCGGGGTGAGCACGCGGCGCATCTCCCGATAGATCGCGCCTTCGTCGGTCGGGAACATCACGCCGTTCTGCCACACGATCGCGTCGAAGCTCGCGTCGCCGATCGCGCCCACTCGCGCGGGCGACCCTCGCCAGAACTCGAGGCTCGACGACGAGCATGCAAGTTCCAGTCGTTTCCATTGCAGGACGCGCTCCACCCGGAGTCGAGCGAGCCCAAGCAGGCCCGAAAGTCACAGGAAACTCGGGCATGTGTGCGAGTGGCCCGTTCATTGCGCTACTCGTGAGTATGGAGAGGGCGGAGGGGCCGCTGATGACCATATCGGGAAGTTCGACATTGCAGGCTGGCGGGGGTTAGTCATGAAGTT
Coding sequences within:
- a CDS encoding methyltransferase domain-containing protein; the encoded protein is MLGLARLRVERVLQWKRLELACSSSSLEFWRGSPARVGAIGDASFDAIVWQNGVMFPTDEGAIYREMRRVLTPHGRAPFCAPLRARDRANKSHRQGDRGARIRRRERN